A stretch of Bombus huntii isolate Logan2020A chromosome 7, iyBomHunt1.1, whole genome shotgun sequence DNA encodes these proteins:
- the LOC126867812 gene encoding circumsporozoite protein-like, with protein MRVHEFLIILFTIGLVASQSGERTLKCFKCDGDSCKEQKVSTETCKINPPDTNTTPTVPSAEPSTEPSTQPSAEPSAEPSAEPSAEPSAEPSAEPSAEPSTEPSAEPSTEPSAEPSAEPSAEPSAEPSAEPSAEPSAEPSAEPSAEPSAEPSAEPSAEPSAEPSAEPSAEPSAEPSAEPSAKPSAEPSAEPSTTTTTTRVNTTAKNKSTVTASVTTNSMTNASAKKLDMNTDRKRRSVIGRFPRIQSVNDNVTYHCYLKIENGTESRGCTTEDDFCKNNSSTCKLCETDECNSATSTVVFTSMIFSLAVILLFVR; from the exons ATGAGAGTGcacgaatttttaataatcttgTTCACGATCGGACTCGTTGCCTCGCAATCGG GGGAACGAACGCTCAAGTGCTTCAAATGCGACGGCGATTCATGTAAAGAACAGAAAGTTTCCACGGAAACGTGCAAGATAAATCCTCCAGACACGAATACAACCCCAACTGTACCATCGGCTGAACCATCGACTGAACCATCGACTCAACCATCGGCTGAACCATCGGCTGAACCATCGGCTGAACCATCGGCTGAACCATCGGCTGAACCATCGGCTGAACCATCGGCTGAACCATCGACTGAACCATCGGCTGAACCATCGACTGAACCATCGGCTGAACCATCGGCTGAACCATCGGCTGAACCATCGGCTGAACCATCGGCTGAACCATCGGCTGAACCATCGGCTGAACCATCGGCTGAACCATCGGCTGAACCATCGGCTGAACCATCGGCTGAACCATCGGCTGAACCATCGGCTGAACCATCGGCTGAACCATCGGCTGAACCATCGGCTGAACCATCGGCTGAACCATCGGCTAAACCATCGGCTGAACCATCGGCTGAACCATCAACGACCACGACTACAACAAGAGTAAATACTACAGCCAAGAATAAATCAACGGTCACGGCTTCAGTCACGACTAACTCAATGACCAACGCTTCAGCCAAGAAAC ttGACATGAATACTGATAGAAAGCGTAGAAGTGTAATCGGTCGGTTCCCACGAATACAGTCCGTTAATGACAACGTTACATATCactgttatttaaaaattg AGAATGGCACGGAATCCAGGGGTTGTACCACGGAAGATGATTTCTGCAAAAATAACAGTTCTACATGTAAACTCTGCGAAACGGACGAATGCAATTCAGCAACGTCAACTGTTGTATTTACATCTATGATTTTCTCTTTGGCAGTAATCCTATTATTTGTAAGATAA